A part of Nitrososphaerota archaeon genomic DNA contains:
- a CDS encoding ArsA family ATPase gives MSITISIKQYLKSNPNIKYILFGGKGGLGKTTLSAATSYWLAKQGKKVVVFSTDPQASLTDIFERNIFGKGEVEIAPNLFALEIDADKKIEMYQEEIRKKIIDMYGEVPKEVDDYIKSCAAEPAMAESATFDAMVELMTSGAYDYYIFDMMPHGHAIRFLSMAEVLDTWVDKIVETRKKADEYGDVASVLSGKGGLAQEDKILEELEFIRSRLDFVSNMMKDKEHTAFFYVLIPEQMPILDTKKALEIFRAFNIPLSGIIINQVYPIELLNQPNVPSLLKNKILMQQKYMKIIKEEFGPLIRGVVPMFDREPKGLEMISKVAETLFE, from the coding sequence TTGTCAATAACTATATCTATTAAACAATATCTTAAATCTAATCCAAACATTAAATATATTTTATTTGGAGGAAAAGGTGGGTTAGGAAAAACAACTCTTTCTGCAGCAACTTCTTATTGGTTAGCAAAACAAGGGAAGAAAGTTGTAGTATTTTCAACAGACCCTCAAGCTAGTCTTACTGATATATTTGAAAGAAATATTTTTGGTAAAGGGGAAGTTGAAATTGCTCCAAACCTTTTTGCTTTAGAAATCGATGCTGATAAAAAAATAGAAATGTATCAAGAAGAAATTCGAAAAAAGATTATAGATATGTATGGAGAAGTACCAAAAGAAGTAGATGATTATATTAAATCATGTGCAGCAGAACCAGCAATGGCTGAATCTGCAACTTTTGATGCTATGGTAGAATTGATGACAAGTGGTGCATATGATTATTATATATTTGATATGATGCCACATGGGCATGCTATTCGTTTTTTAAGCATGGCAGAAGTTTTAGATACATGGGTTGATAAAATTGTTGAAACACGTAAAAAAGCTGATGAATATGGAGATGTAGCTTCAGTTCTTAGTGGAAAAGGGGGACTTGCTCAAGAAGATAAGATTTTAGAAGAATTAGAATTTATAAGGTCTAGATTAGATTTTGTTAGTAATATGATGAAAGATAAAGAACATACAGCATTCTTCTATGTTTTAATACCAGAGCAAATGCCTATATTAGATACGAAGAAAGCTTTAGAAATATTTAGAGCATTTAATATTCCATTAAGCGGAATAATAATAAATCAAGTTTATCCAATTGAATTATTAAATCAACCAAATGTCCCATCTCTTTTAAAAAATAAGATATTAATGCAACAAAAATACATGAAAATAATAAAGGAAGAATTTGGACCATTAATTAGAGGAGTGGTTCCTATGTTTGACCGTGAACCTAAAGGTCTTGAAATGATATCCAAAGTAGCAGAAACCCTTTTTGAATAA
- a CDS encoding TRC40/GET3/ArsA family transport-energizing ATPase, whose amino-acid sequence MSLNFKEFVASKPNLKYLFFGGKGGVGKTVIAAGTAYYLAEKLGKKTLISSTNPVHSLSSAFGQDIWGKGIQKIKDTKNLYAIEIDISDTIKRYKEEIRNKILTFLKYADIPLDPEPFIEIATTNPAFEESAMFDDMINLMLKEEFDVYVFDTAPVAHTYRLLGMSKVYDLWLHKMIESRKEALSLRVKLSFRKEKIMEEIKKDPMLTSLLTTREQIEKGRKLLTDNERTAFFFVTLPLALPIAVIERFIGWVKAFEIPIGGVIVNEVLPKEEFDLTNISPYIANKIKEQEHYIETIHNKFPGLVRAYVPLYETEVTGTNMIARVAETLGK is encoded by the coding sequence ATGAGTTTAAATTTTAAAGAATTTGTTGCTTCAAAGCCTAATTTAAAATATTTATTCTTTGGTGGAAAAGGTGGAGTTGGAAAAACTGTTATTGCAGCTGGAACTGCATATTATCTTGCTGAAAAATTAGGGAAAAAGACATTAATTTCTTCAACCAATCCAGTTCATAGTTTATCAAGTGCATTTGGACAAGATATATGGGGCAAAGGCATACAGAAAATAAAAGATACTAAAAATTTGTATGCTATTGAAATAGATATTTCTGATACTATTAAAAGATATAAAGAAGAAATAAGAAATAAAATACTTACATTCTTAAAATATGCGGATATTCCATTAGATCCTGAACCATTTATTGAAATTGCTACTACTAATCCAGCTTTTGAAGAATCAGCAATGTTTGATGATATGATTAATCTTATGTTAAAAGAAGAATTTGATGTATATGTTTTTGATACTGCACCCGTTGCTCACACATATCGTTTATTGGGTATGTCAAAAGTTTATGATCTTTGGTTACATAAAATGATTGAAAGTCGTAAAGAAGCATTATCACTTCGTGTTAAACTTTCATTTAGAAAAGAAAAAATAATGGAAGAAATTAAGAAAGACCCGATGTTAACTAGTCTTTTAACAACGAGAGAACAAATAGAAAAAGGACGTAAATTATTAACTGATAATGAAAGAACAGCATTCTTTTTTGTTACATTACCTCTTGCTCTTCCAATTGCAGTAATTGAAAGATTTATTGGATGGGTTAAAGCATTTGAAATACCAATAGGAGGGGTAATAGTAAATGAGGTTCTTCCTAAAGAAGAATTTGATTTAACAAATATTTCACCATACATAGCTAATAAGATTAAGGAGCAAGAGCATTATATAGAGACTATTCATAATAAATTCCCTGGGCTTGTTAGAGCTTATGTTCCACTTTATGAAACAGAAGTTACAGGTACAAATATGATAGCTCGTGTTGCTGAAACATTGGGTAAATAA
- a CDS encoding carbon starvation CstA family protein, whose translation MISLIVILIGIVIYALTYRGYIKWFDRNIIMSDPKRATPAHTYMDGVEFFPSSRYVLFGFQWKSIAALGPVLGPIIAIQWGWLPALLWILFGTIFIGWIHDYGSMITSLRSEGASFGPITYELISPRARTILLWYILWYIVLILSSFTNVVAGLFNSFPVTPIPVLIVTIVGMLAGYMTYKLKVNIVYTTIIAVVIMFLGVWAGIASPIVAPFPKEWVLDFWMFITLLFCFLGAVLPIWVFIQPINYLSFYLVYSGVIGMILGVLIRAPDYAFPAFTTFFDPKVTASGPLWPMMFVTIACGAISGWHSLIGSSITSKQLDTETDAHFVAGGAMLAEGILALVALTTVAILSPEVAGPLAPATRFVTGGSTLLNYIGIPMDYAKAFAAIMLIILAITIMHIGLRITRLVLSDLAGPRFGGIFKNMYMSAILVCFITWLVTSPHTGAAFGYIWGTFGGANQLMAGLALMIISLWLTREKRPTIYTIIPMFFMIVTTISALIYLSYTGVTSYIADPTKIGAGIAAAVNIVLLILAFFMCYEGAKAYRRIKSEIRK comes from the coding sequence TTGATTTCTTTAATAGTTATTCTAATTGGCATAGTCATATATGCTTTAACCTATAGAGGCTATATAAAATGGTTCGATAGAAATATTATAATGTCTGATCCAAAAAGAGCCACGCCAGCCCATACATACATGGATGGTGTAGAATTTTTCCCTTCAAGTCGATATGTCTTATTTGGTTTTCAATGGAAAAGTATTGCTGCTCTGGGGCCTGTTCTTGGTCCAATTATAGCAATTCAATGGGGTTGGTTACCAGCTTTACTTTGGATTCTATTTGGAACAATTTTCATTGGTTGGATTCATGATTATGGAAGCATGATTACATCTTTAAGGTCTGAAGGTGCTTCTTTTGGACCTATAACTTATGAATTAATCTCTCCAAGAGCAAGAACAATATTGCTTTGGTACATCTTATGGTATATAGTATTAATTCTTTCCTCATTTACAAATGTTGTTGCTGGTTTATTCAATAGTTTTCCTGTAACACCAATACCAGTACTCATTGTAACAATTGTAGGTATGTTGGCAGGCTATATGACATATAAACTTAAAGTCAATATTGTTTATACAACTATAATTGCTGTAGTAATTATGTTCTTAGGAGTTTGGGCTGGTATAGCATCACCAATAGTTGCGCCATTCCCTAAAGAATGGGTTTTAGATTTCTGGATGTTTATAACTTTGCTATTTTGTTTCTTAGGTGCTGTTCTTCCAATTTGGGTTTTCATACAACCAATAAATTATCTTTCATTCTATTTAGTTTACAGTGGTGTAATAGGTATGATTTTAGGAGTTCTTATTAGAGCACCAGATTATGCATTTCCAGCGTTTACAACATTCTTTGATCCAAAAGTTACAGCATCAGGTCCATTATGGCCAATGATGTTTGTAACAATTGCTTGTGGAGCAATATCGGGTTGGCATAGCTTAATTGGTTCCTCGATTACGTCAAAACAGCTTGATACAGAAACCGATGCTCATTTTGTTGCTGGTGGGGCAATGCTAGCAGAAGGTATTTTAGCTTTAGTAGCTTTAACAACAGTTGCGATATTATCACCTGAAGTTGCTGGACCTTTAGCTCCAGCTACTCGCTTTGTAACAGGAGGATCTACACTTCTTAATTATATTGGTATTCCAATGGATTATGCAAAAGCTTTTGCAGCAATCATGCTGATCATATTAGCAATAACAATCATGCATATAGGGCTTAGAATTACTAGATTAGTATTATCAGATCTAGCTGGACCTAGATTTGGTGGAATATTTAAGAATATGTATATGAGTGCTATTTTAGTATGTTTCATCACATGGTTAGTTACAAGCCCACATACTGGTGCAGCTTTTGGCTATATTTGGGGCACATTTGGTGGAGCTAATCAATTAATGGCTGGACTGGCTTTAATGATAATATCGCTTTGGCTTACAAGGGAAAAGCGTCCTACAATATATACGATAATTCCTATGTTCTTCATGATCGTAACAACGATATCAGCATTAATTTATCTATCTTATACAGGAGTAACATCATACATAGCAGATCCGACAAAAATTGGAGCTGGTATTGCTGCCGCTGTAAACATCGTATTACTAATTTTAGCATTCTTCATGTGTTATGAAGGGGCTAAAGCATATAGGAGAATCAAATCTGAAATAAGGAAATAA
- a CDS encoding Mrp/NBP35 family ATP-binding protein: protein MNKEKSYSEYLKEIEEKKLKIEKNMENVKHKIIILSGKGGVGKSTITANIAIILAKKGYSVGIFDYDFHGPAIPKMLGVDKENLKAFPLGIFPVKGILDIKIVSMAFLLPNEKTPVIWRGPMKYNALQELMANVIWGKIDYLLFDLPPGTGDEALNIARMIPNMDGAILVTIPSEISRIAVEKAAEFCKTLKINLIGVIENMSYFICPKCGYKIEIFGSGGGEKIVEEEKIPFLGKIPLNPKISKYMDNGKPIVLSENEKETFQIFNEIVDKIINQINK, encoded by the coding sequence ATGAATAAAGAGAAAAGTTATTCTGAATATTTAAAAGAAATTGAAGAAAAGAAGCTTAAAATAGAAAAAAATATGGAAAATGTAAAACATAAAATAATTATTTTAAGTGGCAAAGGAGGAGTTGGAAAATCAACTATTACTGCAAATATTGCAATTATTTTAGCAAAAAAAGGATATTCTGTAGGAATATTCGATTATGATTTTCATGGACCAGCAATACCTAAAATGCTTGGAGTGGATAAAGAAAATTTAAAAGCTTTTCCACTTGGAATTTTTCCAGTTAAAGGTATTTTAGATATAAAAATTGTATCGATGGCTTTTCTTTTACCAAATGAAAAAACACCAGTAATTTGGAGGGGGCCAATGAAATATAATGCTTTACAAGAATTAATGGCAAATGTAATATGGGGAAAAATAGACTATTTATTGTTTGATTTACCTCCAGGTACTGGAGATGAAGCTTTAAACATAGCTCGTATGATTCCTAATATGGATGGTGCTATTTTAGTAACAATTCCTTCTGAAATTTCTAGAATTGCAGTAGAAAAAGCTGCTGAGTTTTGTAAAACTTTGAAAATAAATTTAATTGGAGTAATAGAAAATATGAGTTATTTTATTTGTCCAAAATGTGGATATAAAATAGAAATTTTTGGTAGTGGTGGAGGAGAAAAAATAGTTGAAGAAGAGAAAATACCATTCTTAGGTAAAATACCTTTAAATCCAAAAATATCTAAATATATGGATAATGGAAAACCTATAGTTCTTTCAGAAAATGAAAAAGAAACTTTTCAAATATTTAATGAAATTGTAGATAAAATAATAAATCAAATTAATAAATGA